The DNA window GCACCCTGGAACCCGCCCGTGTCCTCCTGGAAGAGCTGAAGGCCGGCTGAGAAGAGCTGAAGGCCGGCTGAGCCGGAGGACGGCACGCGATGCCCGCGCGCGGCGACGCCTGCGCGCTATCCTCATCGCGTGTACGCCGGCCACCTCGACCTCACCCAGCGCCTCGTCTGGACCGTGGACGACGCCCTGTCCCCCGCCGACTGCCGCTCCTACATCCAGCGCATGCGCAGAGACCAGGCCGAGATCGCCCCCATCGTGGGCCATCACGGACCCGAGGTCGATCTCGAGGTGCGCAACAACACCCGCGTGATGTGGGACGACGAGGCCGAGGCGAACGCCCTTCTGGCCCGTGTCGCCCGCGAGGTCCCCGAGCAGCTCTCCGGGCTGACGCTCCACGGGGGAAACCCACGCCTGCGCCTGTACCGCTACGGCCCCGGCGAGCGCCACGGCGCCCACTGGGACACCGTGGTGGAGCTGCCCGGCGGCGTGCGCAGCCTGCTGACCCTGGTCTTCTACCTGAACGACGAGTTCGAGGGCGGTGAGACGGACTTCCCGGAGCTGTCACAGCGGGTGAAGCCCCGCGCTGGGCGGGCCTTGCTGTTCCAGCACCGCATCCTGCACGAGGCCAGCGAGGTCACCACGGGCGAGAAGTTCGTGCTGCGCACCGACATCCTTTACCGGTGAGCCCATCCCTCGTTTCCTGGTGAGCCCCACCTCCACCCGCCCCCGGGCCCCTCGTCCACCGGCGGACTTCCGGGGTCGGTCGGGGATGACGGTGTGGATCTCGGCCTCGGTTTTGTAGAGGCGCTTCAGGTTCGCCAGCGCGATGCCAGTAGTGCGAGCCACGGCGGTCCGGACACGCTCCAGCACCTCGACGGTGGCAGTAGCCTCCAGGAAAGAGGACGGAGCAGGCCGGGTCGTAGGCAGGGCGACCGACGATGTTCCAGTTCTCGTCGGAGATCCTCCCGAGGGGGTCGTCGGCCACATCGTTCTGCGCATGCAGGGGTGGCGACGAGAGGAGTAAGGAGAGCGCGCGCCGTGCCACCAGAAGCACGGAGCATCTCCGGACGCCCCGAGGTGAGCGCACCGCGAGTCCGTGCTCATGTCTCCGGATCGTGACGCCGACGTCTTGACGGCGTGCGCGTCGAGGTCCATGCCGGTTCATTCCTCACGTCTCCAACCGTTCCTTTGCACCTGCAACCATCTGACGAATCGAGCCTGTTTCAGGCGCGTCAAGGGACATTTTTTGCGGCTCCCAGGGCCTCTCACGGGAAGTTCGCAACGCCTCTGGGCGTTGTCGCATCGCACGCGCGACTCTTCGGCACACGACCATGCGACAGGCCCCCTCCCTCTCCTCACCATGTCCGTTCGTGACCCCAAAGGAGGCGCCACACGCCAGACGTCGTGCGACCGTCATCGCGTCGAAGTACTGCAAACCCCTTGGTTTTTCGGGGTTACGGGCGCGTCTCCGACCTGCTGCGCGACGTCCTCTTCGGGGCCCCTCGCGACCGTCCGAAGACGTGTCGGGTGACCTCCCGTCGGGCTGCGCCTGCGTCCATGACCGCATCGTCGCCACCTCACTCACTCGAAAATCGCCGTTTCCCCCCGCGGTTTTCGCTTTTTTTGCCGCGGGCCGCGTGGCACGTTCGGATCAGTCGCGGGCGGCGGGGTGCTGCACGCGGCCCTGATCAAGGACAGGAGACAATCATGGCTACCAAGAAGAGTGCCGGTGGCGGCGCCAAGAAGGCGCTGAGCAAGAGTGGTCTGATCACGGCGATCGCCGAGCAGCACGGCGAGGAGCTGACCCGCAAGCAGGTCAAGAACGTGATCGAGTCGCTGATCGACATCGGGCACCGCGAGCTGAAGAAGGCTGGCATCTTCACGCTTCCCGGCTTCGCCAAGTTCCGCGTCGTGAAGCGTCCCGCCACCAAGGCGCGCCAGGGCGTGAACCCCTTCACCAAGCAGCCGATGACGTTCCCGGCGAAGCCCGCGAGCAAGTCGGTGCGTGCACGTCCCATCAAGGCGATCAAAGACGCGCTGCTCTGAGTAGAGCTCTGGCGCAGGGCGTTCCGCAGGCGATGCGGGCAGCGCCGGGCGTTCCAGATTGAAAGCGGCCACGGCGACGTGGCCGTTTTCATTCCATCAGCATGAGGGGTGAGGCGTCGCCAGCATCAGGGGCGGGTCGCCGGAGAGGCGCCGCGCCCGGCTGGGTCACTTCTTGCGGCTGTAGACCTGGGCGCCGACGGGGCCTCCGCCTTGCCGCGCTTTCACCGTCACCTTGACGGAGCCGGGGATGGGCCAGGGCCACGAGTAGCAGCTCTGCTTTGCCCCGATCGCGCCGCTCGGGCCGGTGTCGGGATCGACGGCGAGCAAGGGCTTGATGTTGAGGGCCGCGAGCGCTGGGGCACCGCCACCGGCGAGGTCGAGTTCGAGCTGGACGTCGACCTCGGTGACGGGGGGAAGTGCCTGGGCGAGCACGGTGTAACAGTTCCCGGGCTGGAGCACGAAGGTGTTGCCGGAGATGGTCTCGCCCTCGGTGACGACGCCGCAGATGGGGCTGCCTTCGGCCTGCATCTTGGGGGCCTCGGAGGTGGCGCGGCCCTGGAACATGGTGGTCATCGACAGCGACTGCACGGCGTCGCACGGCGTCGGCGCGGCCGGGCCCGTCGGGGTCGGGGTCGCCGTCTCGGTGACGGTAGAGGTCGCGACGGCCAGAGGCGGCTGGGTGGCCGTCATGCCCGGCTGGGGCACCTGATCCTCGGCCGCGAACTCTTGCTGTGAGCCACCGCATCCGATCGTGCTCAACGCGGCGGTCGCGATCAGCAGGGCTCCCACGCACTTCACGTTCATCGACGCCTCCTCGCGCGCAGCAGGGCTGCACTTTCGAAGCCCCGGGTGAGGTGGTCCGTGACGCCAGGAGGGCGCCCGACGAACCGGCTGCGCTGGCGCGCTCATACACCCGACCAGTCTCGAGAGCTACCGCAGTCGGCGTCGTTTCCGGGCTCGAAGCGCCCCCCTCGCAGAGAGGCGCTGGATGGATCGGGCGCGTCACACGTCCAATCGACGAGCACCGGTTCTCCACCCTCCGCTTGCGCGCCGCGCGATGTGGTGGGATGAGGGCCGGCCCATCCAAAGCCTCGAGGAGGTCGTCTTGTCGCTGCGCGGAACTGGCATCCCCTCTGTCGTTCTCGGTTTTTCCACTCTGCTGCTCGCTGGCTGTCCGAACGAGCAACGTCAGACGGCACAGCAGCCCTATGGCGCGCAGCCCGGGTACTACGATCCTCAGCAGGGCGGCTATCCGCAGCAGCCCGGCTACGGGCAGCCCTACCCTCAGCAGCCGGGCTACGGGCAACCGGCGCCTCAGCAGCCGTACCCCCAGCAGCCGTACCCTCAGCAGCCGTACCCTCAGCAACCCTACCCGCAGCAGCCGGCGCCGCAGCAGCCGACGCCACAGCAACCGGCGCCTCAGCAGCCCGCCCCTCAGCAGCCGGCACCGGGCGGGTTCCCGTGGCCGTTCCCGCTGCCCGGGCAGCCCGCGGGGGAGCAGCCGACGCAGCCAGGGCAGCCAGCGCCCTCGGGGGGTGGCTCGGCGCAGCCGATCGATCCGAATCTGGCGTCGGCGGCAATGATCCCACTGCGCTCCTACGCGGCCAACGAGGCGCCCGGGATGACCGCGGAGGGCGCGCCCTTCGCGGGGCAGTTTCAGGCAGGCCAGACGCTGGAGCAGCAGGTCCAGCTCGTGCCGGGGAAGTGCTACACGATCCTGGGCGTCGGCGCCGGGGTCACCGAGCTGAACATCCAGCTCATCGCCCTCACGCCGGTGCCGGGCATGTCGCCCGTGCTGGCGCAGGACAACACGACGGGGGCGAACGCCTCCGTCGCAGGGCGAGGGAGCTGCTACCGGTGGCCCCTGCCGGTCGGGATCAACGCGAAGATCGTGATGACGGCGGCCGCGGGTTCCGGGCTCGCGGCAGGGCAGCTCTACTCGAAGTGAGGCGATGACCCGAGGTCGGTCGAGGCGCCACGACGACGCCTCGGCCGCAGGTCATCTCAGAGGAGGATGCCGGGGGGCGGGAAGGCCTTGCAGACCTCGGCGACCTCGCCGGCGATGCGGGCGATGCGCGCTTCGTCGGTGGGGTTCTGGGCGACCTCGTCCATCCAGCCGGCGAGCTGCTCCATCTGAGCGACGCCCATGCCGCACGAGGTGGCGGAGGGGGTGCCCAGGCGGATGCCCGACGGGTCGAAGGGCTTGCGCGGGTCGAAGGGGATGGAGTTGTAGTTGGCGACGATGCCAGCCCGCTCCAGCGCCTGGGCGTAGGGCTTTCCGCCGATGTTCTTCGGCGTCATGTCCACGAGCAGGAGGTGGTTGTCGGTGCCGCCGGTGATGAGGCGGAAGCCGCGGGCGGCGAGAGCCTCGGCGAGGGCCTTGGCGTTCTCGACGACCTGGCTGGCGTAGGTCTTGAACGACGGGTCGGACGCCTCGCGGGCGGCGACGGCGATCGCGGCGGTGGTGTTGTTGTGCGGGCCACCCTGGAGGCCCGGGAAGACGGCGCGATCGAGGGCGGAAGCGTGCTCCTTCTTGCTGAGGATCATCGCGCCGCGCGGGCCGCGCAGGGTCTTGTGGGTGGTGGAGGTGACGACGTCCGCGATGCCCACCGGCGAGGGGTGCGCGCCGCCAGCGACGAGGCCGGCGATGTGGGCGATGTCCGCCGCGAGGATCGCCCCCACCTCGTCCGCGATGGAGCGGAAGGCGGCGAAGTCGATCTGCCGAGGGTACGCGGTGGTGCCGCACCAGATGAGCTTGGGGCGGTGCTCGAGGGCGAGGGACCGCACCTGGTCCATGTCGATGCGGTGGTCGGACTCGCGCACGCCGTAGGGAACGCTCTTGAAGAACTTCCCGGTGATGCTGACGTTCCAGCCATGGGTGAGGTGGCCTCCCGCGGGCAGGCCGAGGCCCATGATGGTCTCGCCGGGCTTCACGAAGGCGAGGTAGACGGCGAGGTTCGCGGGGCTGCCCGAGTAGGGCTGCACGTTGACGTGCTCGGCACCGAAGAGGGTGGCGATGCGGGTGCGCGCCAGCTCCTCGACGGCGTCGATGTTGACCTGGCCCTCGTAGTACCGCTTGTGCGGGTAGCCCTCGGAGTACTTGTTCGAGAGCACCGAGCCCGTCGCCTGGAGCACCGCGCGCGAGACGTAGTTCTCGCTGGCGATGAGGCGCAGGGTGCGGGACTCGTACTCCTCTTCCTTGCGGATGAGGGCGGCGATCTCCGGGTCCACCTCGGCGAGGGGGCGGAGCCCGGGGTTCTTCGCCTGAGGGGTGCTCACAGCTCGAACTCTCCGCGGTTGATGATGTCGGCCACGCGCCAGAGGAAGGAGTTCGCGAGCACGCCGTCGACGATGCGGTGGTCGTAGGAGAGGGCCAGGAACATCACCGGGTGGATGGCAATGGAGTCCTCGCCGTCACGGGTGACCACGACGGGGCGCTTCTTGATCTCGCCCATGCGCAGGATGCCCACGTTCGGCTGCGAGATGATCGCGCCGCCGAAGAGGTTGCCCTTGAGGCCGGGGTTGGAGACGGTGAACGTGGTGCCCGAGAGGTCGTCCGCGGTGGTCTTGCCGATGCGGGCGCGGCCAGCGAGATCGTCGATGCCGCGGGCGATGCCGAGCAGGGACAGCTCGTCGGCGTGCTTGATGCTCGGGACGATGAGGCCGCCTGGGGTGTCGACCGCGACGCCGAGGTTGATGTCGCGGAGGCGAACATAGGCGTTGTCGAGCACGCGGGCGTTGAGGTCGGGGTGCTCGCGAAGCGACTTCACCGCGGCGGCGCACACGAACGCGAGGTACGTGAGCCCGACGCCGGCCTTCTTGAACTTGTCCTTGTGCTGGTCGCGCAGCTTCGCGGTGGCGTGGAGGTCGACCTCGGCGACGGTCACCACGTGCGGGGCCGTGACCTTGGAGAAGACCATGTGGTCGGCCGTGATGCGGCGGCGTCGGTTGAAGGGGATGACCTCGTCGCCCGCCTTCTGGTTGAACGGCGGCACCTTGTAGGCGCCGTAGCCGACCGACGGTATCGGGGGCACGAAGCCACCGCCCGCCTGGATGAGCTGCGACAGCTCGGCGGCCTGCGAGGTGGGCTGCGGAGGCGGCGGCGCGGTGGTCGCACGCATCACGTCGTCGCGGGTGATCCGGCCGTAGTCACCGGTCCCCTGGACCTGACGGAGATCCACGCCAGCCTCGCGCGCGAGCTTCTTCGTCGACGGGCTGCTGAGCACGGGACGATCGTCGGAGCCGCTCGCCTGCGAGGACTCTTCCGGCGATGTGGATTTCTGGTCCTCGTCCTTCGACGTGGCCTTCTGCCCCTCGTCCTTCTTGCCTTCGTCCTTCGACGCGGCCTTCGCTTCGCCCTGCGACGCGGAGTCGCCGGCCGACTGCTCCGCCGTCTCGTCGATCCGACACAGCAGACCGCCTTTCGCGACCAGCGTGCCCTCGGCCACAGCGATGCTGGTCACGCGCCCCGCTTGCGGCGCAGGGATCTCGGTGTCCGCCTTGTCGGTCGCGACCTCGAGCAGGGGCTGCTCGCGCTTCACGAAGTCGCCCTCGCGCACCAGCCACTTCGACACGGTCCCCTCGGCAACGCTCTCGCCGAGCTGGGGCATCACGACGTCGATCATCGCTCCTCCAGTGCTCCTCTCGCACATACCCCGGCTCGGGGCAGTCGGTGGCCGTATACGCCGCCCGCTCATCGGGGGCAACGCGCTCGGACCTCGTTTCTCGTTCGACGCTGGTCCTGGTGCGATAACGGGAGAAGGCAAGGTGCGCGCCTCTCCGGCCGCACGTGGGGCGAAACGCCTCTGTCGCGCCGACGAGCGGGAGATCTTCGCGCGCCTGCGGTGTACAAGACGGCCGTGCTCACCGTCGACAGGAGCGCTTCCGCGGAGCCGTCATCGACCCAGGACCCCGCAGACGCCGACCATCCCGCCGCCACGTCCTCATCCATCCCAGGAGGGGGTGACACGGGTGGCGCTCCCGAGGTCTCCGGCGCAGCCGGCGTACCCAGCAGCTCGCAGGGTCCCGTGGTGCCGTTCAGCAAGGTGGTGATGGGGGCCGCGCTCTCGCTGAGCGTCGTGTGCCTGCTCCTCGTGCTCACGTTCGGGTACGGGCGCGATCAGGGCATCTACGCCATGGTCGCGCGGATCACCCTCGACGGCGGGATGCCGTACCGGGATGCGTTCGACTTCAAGCCCCCGGGCATCTTTCTGCTCTTCATGGGCGCGCGGGCCCTCTTCGGCGCGGCGCAGTGGGGCATCCGTGTGGTCGAGGTGGCAGGGCTCGTCGCGATGTCGCTGTGCATGGTGCGGCTGGCCGAGCGCTGGTGGGGAGATCGGCGGATTGGCGTGATGGCCGCCGCGCTGACCTTGCTGGTCCACGCGCAGCTCGATTTCTGGCACACCGCCCAGCCGGAGTCGTTCGGGGGGATGCTCACGGTATTCGCGCTGCTGCTCGTCACCCCTGGCGCCGACGACGGGGATCGAGCGCGGGTGTCGACGTTCCGGCTGATCGGTGCGGGCGTGCTGTTCGGGTTCGCGGGGTTGCTCAAGCCGCCGCTGGCGGGTGGAGGCGCGGTGCTCGCGGTGGCGCTCGGGTGGCCTTCGTTGATGGAGCTACCGCGCGCGCTCCGGGCTCGACGTGTGGGCGCCGCGGTGGTCGGTGCGGTCCGCCCTGGCGCCTTCATCGCGCTCGGGGGCGTGCTCCCGATCGCGGCGTGTGTGGCGTGGTTCGCGGCGCAAGGGGCGCTCGAGGATCTCCACCGGGTCCTGTTCGTCTTCACGCCTCATTACACGGCGCTCGGCTGGAAAGGACAGTCGGCGCTGGTGCTCGGCTGGTACGGCGTCTCGCAGTGGTTGACGAACTACTCCGGGCCCATGGCGTTGGGCCTCGGGTGCCTGGTGGCGCTGCACCCGGAGCGGCGCGAGCGCGCCGGCGTGGCGCTGCTGGGCGGGATCATCGCCATGCACCTCGCTGGCGTGGTGATGCAGGCGAAATTCTTCCCGTACCACTTCGGCGCGACGTGGCCGCTGACGGGCATGCTGGCGGGACTCGGACTCTGGAAGGCGTGGACCCGCGCGGCGCGGTGGGGGTGGCCGGCAGCGGCGGGGCTCGCCTCGGTGCTCGTGCTGTTCGGCTTCGCGCGGTCGGCGACCAAGGACGTGGCCGAAGGGGCTCTGGTGCGCGCTGCGCGACGGGCGGCGCTGTTCGCGGCCGGTGCGCGGGACCAAGCAGCGCTGGATGCGCTCGCCTCGGTGGCCGACGTGAACGCGCACGCGAACCGCACGGCCGCCTCGTTCTTGAGCGAGAACGTGGCGCCGGAGCGGTCGGTGTTCGTATGGGGCTTCGAGCCGGTGATCTACGATCTCGCCGACCGAGAGAGCGCGTCCCGCTACCTCTACAACGTGCCTCAGCGGGCGATGTGGGGACGCGAGCCCGCGCGAGAAGCGCTGATGGCCGAGCTTTCGGCGCGCCCTCCCGCCGCGATCGTGGTGGAGCGGCACGACGTGTTCCCCATGGTCACCGGCGAGGTGCTGGACTCGCGTGACGCGCTGCGTGGGTTCCCGCCGCTCGCGGAGCTGCTCGACGAGCGCTACCGCCTCGCTGCAACGTTCGAGGATCTCGACGTCTACCTGGAAGACGAGGCGCTCTAGCGATCGAGCCAGGGTCCCGCTCGCGGCAGTCGCATCGCATCGCTCGCGGCAGTCGCATCGCTCGCGGCGTCACCGCGCATCGTGCCGGAGGTGCGCCCCTTCTGTCCCATGGACTCGCCGCAACGGAGGAGCGGCTGACGCTTCACTGGAGCGGGTCCATCGAACACGAGGGGCGCACCGCCGGTACGCTGCTCTCGGCCGCACACCGGTCGCTGGCGGGGCCGTTTCCCGGCCGCCGTTCTTCAACCAACGTGCCACGAAGCGTTGTTCCCGTGGTGCTCTTTGCGTGGTGGTCGATCTCGACGTCGGACCATCGGAGCGAGCCATTCTTGCTCGCCGGGCGGAGCTCGATGACCCGTCGGCGAGCAATCGATGCTCACTGCTCAGAAGATCGGCACGCTCTACCGACCTGGGGAGAGCATGTGACGCGCCACCGCGACGAGACCGACATCCTGGCTCGTTTGCAGATGACGCGCCACGGCGAACGCTTCGGGAGATTTCGCAGCTTCCAGGCCTCGCAGCGCCCCGATGCGCACATGACGCGGTGACGCGTCGCTCCGAGCGATGGCGGCGAGCGCCTTGATCACCTCCGGAGGCGGCTGAAGTCGGCCTGCTGCGGAGAGGGCGCGCTTGCGCACATGAAGGGGTGCCGACGGATCCATCCCGATCGCCAGGAGCTGCACCGGGTCGTCGCCCCCCGCGTCGCGCAGCTGCTCGTACGGGTTCGAGGGAGCCTTGCCTTTCGTGCACCAGGTGCCCGAAAGCACCATGGCTGCGCCCGAGGGGAGCCCCGTCGCCCAGGCGCGGCTCGGTGCGGGACGCGGCACCCGGCGGGCTCGCGGGCGGCCCGTGAAGTCGACGACGGCCATGGGCTGGAGCGGGGCGCCGGCGTTCTGCAGGGAGACGTCGAGGGGGGGCTCGGGCAGGTCGCCAGGCCCTGCGATGCCACGGTACAGCGAGCTGCCCTGGATCACCCGATCCTGCATCGGGGAGCGGACCTTCACGGTGCTCCCGTACGGAAACATGATGTTGTCGGCGTCCGGGCAGTTCAGCCCGTGCGTGTTGACGTCGGTGCAGTAGGGCGTGTCGCTCAGCGGGTCCTGACCTGGCGGGGAGATCTCGCTCGTGTGGAAGAGGCCTGCCAGGTGCCCGCCTTCGTGCTCGAGGATGATCTCGTCGAAGAGGTCTCCGTAGACTTCCATCGCGACGCCGCTGGTGTGCGTCCCGTGGATCACCCCCTGGCCCGGGATGCCCGACGCGATCCCGGCGGCGCCGTCGAGCTCACCGGCGAGGTCGACGACGGCGAGCACGTTGAGGGCAGGGCGACGCTCGGCCA is part of the Chondromyces crocatus genome and encodes:
- a CDS encoding dihydrolipoamide acetyltransferase family protein, with protein sequence MIDVVMPQLGESVAEGTVSKWLVREGDFVKREQPLLEVATDKADTEIPAPQAGRVTSIAVAEGTLVAKGGLLCRIDETAEQSAGDSASQGEAKAASKDEGKKDEGQKATSKDEDQKSTSPEESSQASGSDDRPVLSSPSTKKLAREAGVDLRQVQGTGDYGRITRDDVMRATTAPPPPQPTSQAAELSQLIQAGGGFVPPIPSVGYGAYKVPPFNQKAGDEVIPFNRRRRITADHMVFSKVTAPHVVTVAEVDLHATAKLRDQHKDKFKKAGVGLTYLAFVCAAAVKSLREHPDLNARVLDNAYVRLRDINLGVAVDTPGGLIVPSIKHADELSLLGIARGIDDLAGRARIGKTTADDLSGTTFTVSNPGLKGNLFGGAIISQPNVGILRMGEIKKRPVVVTRDGEDSIAIHPVMFLALSYDHRIVDGVLANSFLWRVADIINRGEFEL
- a CDS encoding HEAT repeat domain-containing protein, whose protein sequence is MLVLSALGGPGCGGIVVVDPLDGEGGSGAQGTGGAPTTTTTTTTTTTTTTTTTTSVGGGGGEGPWGTPTLDEVPLGPVSPNAPTVEFDIPMGTLGFTLIAHAQAGPTSFAEIGIRTLSTPTGAPLIADFRLAPTEWLYSWYGTTVAGIPQNDAPSVMPSVTPGRWSASFGSSSGPSFAGNASVWIRQTVDAQFHGGVLDVNVFIAEGATTPDYMMYRLQEAYNDYAGLELGRVTFYELPAHWSVINSSVNLLRALEVTAMAERRPALNVLAVVDLAGELDGAAGIASGIPGQGVIHGTHTSGVAMEVYGDLFDEIILEHEGGHLAGLFHTSEISPPGQDPLSDTPYCTDVNTHGLNCPDADNIMFPYGSTVKVRSPMQDRVIQGSSLYRGIAGPGDLPEPPLDVSLQNAGAPLQPMAVVDFTGRPRARRVPRPAPSRAWATGLPSGAAMVLSGTWCTKGKAPSNPYEQLRDAGGDDPVQLLAIGMDPSAPLHVRKRALSAAGRLQPPPEVIKALAAIARSDASPRHVRIGALRGLEAAKSPEAFAVARHLQTSQDVGLVAVARHMLSPGR
- the glyA gene encoding serine hydroxymethyltransferase, producing MSTPQAKNPGLRPLAEVDPEIAALIRKEEEYESRTLRLIASENYVSRAVLQATGSVLSNKYSEGYPHKRYYEGQVNIDAVEELARTRIATLFGAEHVNVQPYSGSPANLAVYLAFVKPGETIMGLGLPAGGHLTHGWNVSITGKFFKSVPYGVRESDHRIDMDQVRSLALEHRPKLIWCGTTAYPRQIDFAAFRSIADEVGAILAADIAHIAGLVAGGAHPSPVGIADVVTSTTHKTLRGPRGAMILSKKEHASALDRAVFPGLQGGPHNNTTAAIAVAAREASDPSFKTYASQVVENAKALAEALAARGFRLITGGTDNHLLLVDMTPKNIGGKPYAQALERAGIVANYNSIPFDPRKPFDPSGIRLGTPSATSCGMGVAQMEQLAGWMDEVAQNPTDEARIARIAGEVAEVCKAFPPPGILL
- a CDS encoding HU family DNA-binding protein — translated: MATKKSAGGGAKKALSKSGLITAIAEQHGEELTRKQVKNVIESLIDIGHRELKKAGIFTLPGFAKFRVVKRPATKARQGVNPFTKQPMTFPAKPASKSVRARPIKAIKDALL
- a CDS encoding ArnT family glycosyltransferase, with product MYKTAVLTVDRSASAEPSSTQDPADADHPAATSSSIPGGGDTGGAPEVSGAAGVPSSSQGPVVPFSKVVMGAALSLSVVCLLLVLTFGYGRDQGIYAMVARITLDGGMPYRDAFDFKPPGIFLLFMGARALFGAAQWGIRVVEVAGLVAMSLCMVRLAERWWGDRRIGVMAAALTLLVHAQLDFWHTAQPESFGGMLTVFALLLVTPGADDGDRARVSTFRLIGAGVLFGFAGLLKPPLAGGGAVLAVALGWPSLMELPRALRARRVGAAVVGAVRPGAFIALGGVLPIAACVAWFAAQGALEDLHRVLFVFTPHYTALGWKGQSALVLGWYGVSQWLTNYSGPMALGLGCLVALHPERRERAGVALLGGIIAMHLAGVVMQAKFFPYHFGATWPLTGMLAGLGLWKAWTRAARWGWPAAAGLASVLVLFGFARSATKDVAEGALVRAARRAALFAAGARDQAALDALASVADVNAHANRTAASFLSENVAPERSVFVWGFEPVIYDLADRESASRYLYNVPQRAMWGREPAREALMAELSARPPAAIVVERHDVFPMVTGEVLDSRDALRGFPPLAELLDERYRLAATFEDLDVYLEDEAL
- a CDS encoding prolyl hydroxylase family protein → MYAGHLDLTQRLVWTVDDALSPADCRSYIQRMRRDQAEIAPIVGHHGPEVDLEVRNNTRVMWDDEAEANALLARVAREVPEQLSGLTLHGGNPRLRLYRYGPGERHGAHWDTVVELPGGVRSLLTLVFYLNDEFEGGETDFPELSQRVKPRAGRALLFQHRILHEASEVTTGEKFVLRTDILYR